A genomic window from Micromonospora ferruginea includes:
- a CDS encoding alpha/beta hydrolase, with the protein MGVPTGRVDTIVLIHGLWMTSRSWEHWAERYAARGFRVLTPAWPGMDREVEELRADPTPIAGQRIADIVAHYAAIIRELPRPPIVMGHSFGGLVAQLLRDRRFGAAVVGVHPAPVKGVLKLPLSTLRSGFSILHNPANRHRAVPFTAEDFRYAFGNTLTRAESDAAWERYAVPGAGHVLFEGSFANLDPNSATEVDRKRDDCAPLLITAGGEDHVIPPSLATSLANLYRGSTAVTGYREFPGRSHFVGGEPGWEEEADFALEWAVEAANEFSPTVVSEAPRR; encoded by the coding sequence ATGGGCGTACCGACCGGACGCGTCGACACGATCGTGCTCATCCACGGGCTGTGGATGACGTCGCGGAGCTGGGAGCACTGGGCCGAGCGCTACGCGGCGCGCGGGTTCCGGGTGCTCACCCCGGCCTGGCCCGGCATGGACCGCGAGGTCGAGGAGCTGCGGGCCGATCCGACGCCGATCGCCGGCCAGCGGATCGCCGACATCGTCGCGCACTACGCGGCGATCATCCGGGAGCTGCCCCGGCCGCCGATCGTCATGGGGCACTCGTTCGGCGGCCTGGTCGCCCAACTGCTGCGGGACCGCCGGTTCGGCGCCGCCGTCGTCGGCGTGCACCCGGCACCGGTCAAGGGCGTGCTGAAGCTGCCGCTGAGCACGCTGCGCTCCGGGTTCTCCATCCTGCACAACCCGGCCAACCGGCACCGCGCCGTCCCGTTCACCGCCGAGGACTTCCGGTACGCCTTCGGCAACACGCTCACCCGCGCGGAGTCCGACGCCGCCTGGGAGCGGTACGCCGTCCCCGGCGCCGGTCACGTGCTGTTCGAGGGCTCGTTCGCCAACCTGGACCCGAACTCGGCCACCGAGGTCGACAGGAAGCGCGACGACTGCGCCCCGCTGCTGATCACCGCCGGCGGCGAGGACCACGTGATCCCGCCGTCGCTCGCCACCAGCCTGGCCAACCTCTACCGCGGCTCGACGGCGGTCACCGGCTATCGGGAGTTCCCCGGCCGGTCGCACTTCGTCGGCGGCGAGCCGGGTTGGGAGGAGGAGGCCGACTTCGCGCTGGAGTGGGCGGTCGAGGCGGCGAACGAGTTCTCCCCGACGGTGGTCAGCGAGGCGCCCCGCCGCTGA
- a CDS encoding site-2 protease family protein, translating into MRASFRLGRVAGVPVGVNWSVLVIFVLIAWTLSASLFPRSYPGHATLAYVAAGLAAAVVFFVGLLAHEVSHAVVAKRNGIEVEGITLWLFGGVAELKGEAKDPGAELRIAGVGPLVSLVIGVVFGAIAVAVAVAGGHGLLLGALSWLAGINVLLALFNVLPAAPLDGGRLLRAAVWKATGDRTRASVVAAGAGRVLGIVLIGLGLWRFLSGAGFGGLWLALIGWFLIGAAGQEERQARMGDALRGVRVGDVMTPQPQTASGDLTVADFVDHYLFAYRHSALPLTEGDRPVGLVTLDRVRGVAADRRPSTTLAEVSCRADELVLARPDEQLTELLPRLNECTDGRALVVVDGRLVGIVSPSDISRAVQRGSLRGPLTGQSRGK; encoded by the coding sequence ATGAGGGCGAGTTTCCGGCTCGGCCGGGTCGCGGGCGTACCCGTCGGCGTCAACTGGAGTGTCCTGGTCATCTTCGTGCTGATCGCCTGGACGCTGTCGGCCAGCCTGTTCCCCCGCTCGTACCCCGGTCATGCCACGCTCGCCTACGTCGCCGCCGGGCTGGCCGCCGCGGTGGTCTTCTTCGTCGGCCTGCTCGCCCACGAGGTGTCGCACGCGGTGGTGGCCAAGCGCAACGGCATCGAGGTCGAGGGGATCACGCTCTGGCTCTTCGGCGGCGTGGCCGAGTTGAAGGGCGAGGCGAAGGACCCCGGGGCCGAGCTGCGGATCGCCGGGGTGGGGCCGCTGGTCAGCCTGGTCATCGGCGTGGTGTTCGGCGCGATCGCGGTGGCCGTCGCGGTGGCCGGCGGGCACGGGCTGCTGCTCGGCGCGCTGTCCTGGCTGGCCGGGATCAACGTGCTGCTGGCCCTGTTCAACGTGCTGCCGGCCGCGCCGCTGGACGGTGGGCGGCTGCTGCGGGCCGCGGTGTGGAAGGCCACCGGCGACCGGACCCGGGCGTCGGTGGTCGCCGCCGGCGCCGGGCGGGTGCTGGGCATCGTGCTGATCGGCCTCGGGTTGTGGCGGTTCCTCAGCGGGGCCGGGTTCGGCGGGCTCTGGCTGGCGCTGATCGGCTGGTTCCTGATCGGCGCGGCCGGGCAGGAGGAACGCCAGGCCCGGATGGGCGACGCGCTGCGCGGGGTGCGGGTCGGCGACGTGATGACGCCGCAGCCGCAGACCGCGTCCGGGGACCTGACCGTGGCCGACTTCGTCGACCACTACCTCTTCGCGTACCGGCACTCGGCGCTTCCGCTGACCGAGGGCGACCGGCCGGTCGGCCTGGTCACGCTCGACCGGGTACGCGGCGTCGCGGCGGACCGCCGCCCGTCCACCACCCTGGCCGAGGTGTCCTGCCGGGCCGACGAGCTGGTGCTCGCCCGCCCGGACGAGCAGCTCACCGAGCTGCTCCCCCGGCTCAACGAGTGCACCGACGGCCGCGCGCTGGTGGTGGTCGACGGTCGGCTGGTCGGGATCGTCTCGCCCAGCGACATCAGCCGCGCGGTGCAGCGCGGCAGCCTGCGCGGCCCGCTGACCGGTCAGTCGCGCGGGAAGTAG
- a CDS encoding ABC transporter ATP-binding protein: MTDTAPAVELAGLTKTYGPVTAVDGLSLRITPGEVVAFLGPNGAGKTTTVDMLLGLARPDAGTVRLFGGTPGDAVRHGRVAAVMQTGGLLKDLTVAETVRMTAHFYGHTRPVAEVLERAGIAEIADRAVGKCSGGQQQRLRFALALLPDPDLMVLDEPTTGMDVEGRRDFWQAIRADARSGRTVLFATHYLDEADAYADRIVLVRQGRVVADGTTAEIKNLAAGRVVRATLRGADQAALAALPGVRSVEVRGDAILVHSEDSDVVARHLLTRTDARDLEITSRNLEDAFLALTAA, from the coding sequence ATGACCGACACCGCACCGGCCGTCGAACTGGCCGGACTCACCAAGACCTACGGCCCGGTGACCGCCGTCGACGGGCTCAGCCTGCGGATCACCCCCGGTGAGGTGGTCGCCTTCCTCGGCCCCAACGGCGCCGGCAAGACCACCACGGTGGACATGCTGCTCGGGCTGGCCCGGCCGGACGCCGGCACGGTCCGGCTCTTCGGCGGCACCCCCGGCGACGCCGTCCGGCACGGCCGGGTCGCCGCCGTGATGCAGACCGGCGGGCTGCTCAAGGACCTCACCGTCGCCGAGACGGTACGGATGACCGCGCACTTCTACGGCCACACCCGACCGGTGGCCGAGGTGCTGGAGCGCGCCGGCATCGCCGAGATCGCCGACCGGGCGGTGGGCAAGTGCTCCGGCGGCCAGCAGCAGCGCCTGCGCTTCGCCCTCGCGCTGCTGCCCGACCCGGACCTGATGGTGCTGGACGAGCCGACCACCGGCATGGACGTCGAGGGCCGGCGCGACTTCTGGCAGGCGATCCGGGCCGACGCCCGCTCCGGCCGGACCGTCCTGTTCGCCACCCACTACCTGGACGAGGCCGACGCGTACGCGGACCGGATCGTGCTGGTGCGGCAGGGTCGGGTGGTCGCCGACGGGACCACCGCCGAGATCAAGAACCTGGCCGCCGGCCGGGTGGTGCGGGCCACCCTGCGGGGCGCCGACCAGGCCGCGCTCGCCGCGCTGCCGGGCGTCCGCTCGGTCGAGGTACGCGGCGACGCGATCCTCGTGCACAGCGAGGACTCCGACGTCGTCGCCCGGCACCTGCTGACCCGGACCGACGCCCGGGACCTGGAGATCACCTCGCGCAACCTCGAGGACGCGTTCCTCGCCCTGACCGCCGCCTGA
- a CDS encoding ABC transporter permease, whose product MTATTSSDSSIAARLADRRPPALGGFSAAVLAIEIRRVLRNRRTLMFILVMPAVFFLLFGLPSRGDKLDNGLPVTGWIMISLAVYAAMVATTSAGAAVATERALGWSRQLRLTPLRPAAYVATKVATAMVLGLLGVLVEFAVGAASGVRLPAHVWLESGLTAWLGSLVFAAFGLFVGYLAPAENVMQFMGPALAILAMLGGLFVPLDLLPDVMQQIAKFTPVYGVGQLARAPLTGTGVDWAAVGNVAAWTAFFGLGATRLFRRDTTRV is encoded by the coding sequence ATGACCGCCACCACCTCGTCCGATTCCAGCATCGCGGCCCGCCTGGCCGACCGCCGGCCGCCCGCCCTGGGTGGCTTCTCCGCCGCCGTACTCGCCATCGAGATCCGCCGGGTGCTGCGCAACCGCCGCACGCTGATGTTCATCCTGGTCATGCCGGCGGTGTTCTTCCTCCTGTTCGGGCTGCCCTCGCGCGGCGACAAGCTGGACAACGGCCTGCCGGTCACCGGCTGGATCATGATCAGCCTGGCCGTGTACGCGGCCATGGTCGCCACCACCAGCGCCGGCGCCGCCGTCGCCACCGAACGCGCGCTGGGCTGGAGCCGGCAGTTACGGCTCACCCCGCTGCGGCCCGCCGCGTACGTGGCGACGAAGGTGGCCACCGCGATGGTGCTCGGCCTGCTCGGCGTGCTCGTCGAGTTCGCCGTCGGCGCCGCCTCCGGGGTGCGGCTGCCGGCCCACGTCTGGCTGGAGTCCGGCCTGACCGCCTGGCTTGGCTCGCTGGTCTTCGCCGCGTTCGGCCTCTTCGTCGGCTACCTCGCCCCGGCCGAGAACGTCATGCAGTTCATGGGCCCGGCGCTGGCCATCCTGGCCATGCTGGGCGGCCTGTTCGTTCCGCTCGATCTGCTGCCCGACGTGATGCAGCAGATCGCCAAGTTCACCCCGGTGTACGGGGTCGGTCAGCTCGCTCGCGCGCCGCTGACCGGCACCGGGGTGGACTGGGCGGCGGTCGGCAACGTGGCCGCCTGGACCGCGTTCTTCGGTCTCGGCGCGACCCGCCTGTTCCGCCGCGACACCACCCGGGTCTGA
- a CDS encoding PIN domain-containing protein has protein sequence MNGLVLDTSALLAYASGDSVEPGALLTLAQEDPEQEVWIPALCLGQAQLQLAGTPATDLLDLLLDADRDIRVAVYDGPTSRRVARIAASGKVPLDVAHAVATAVLYRCYLVTRDAPTVAAVAPPDLEILDIAESWE, from the coding sequence GTGAACGGGCTCGTCCTGGACACCTCCGCGCTTCTCGCGTACGCCTCCGGAGACAGCGTCGAGCCCGGCGCGTTGCTGACCCTCGCCCAGGAGGACCCGGAGCAGGAGGTGTGGATCCCGGCGCTCTGCCTGGGCCAGGCGCAGCTCCAACTCGCCGGGACGCCGGCCACCGACCTGCTCGACCTCCTCCTCGACGCCGACCGGGACATCCGGGTCGCGGTGTACGACGGCCCGACCAGCCGGCGAGTGGCCCGGATCGCCGCGAGCGGCAAGGTGCCCCTCGACGTGGCCCACGCCGTCGCCACCGCCGTCCTCTACCGGTGTTACCTGGTGACCCGGGACGCCCCGACGGTGGCCGCGGTGGCCCCACCCGATCTGGAGATCCTCGACATCGCCGAGTCCTGGGAGTGA
- a CDS encoding TetR/AcrR family transcriptional regulator: MGNREDLLAGAKRCLMEKGYAATTARDVAASAGTSLAAIGYHFRTTRALLDEALVEAMAEWGEELERALAHDAGPDVTPERRFELAWERIIESYARLRPLWAVQFELIARMDRHPELREAFAAANRQARLGLAEVFHRLDPAADEATALTLGTFHQALLGGVAAQWLVDPAAAPSAGELIRALRIVARELGPGRPG; the protein is encoded by the coding sequence ATGGGAAATCGGGAGGACCTGCTCGCCGGCGCGAAGCGCTGCCTGATGGAGAAGGGCTACGCCGCCACCACCGCCCGCGACGTCGCCGCCTCGGCCGGCACCAGCCTGGCCGCCATCGGCTACCACTTCCGCACCACCCGGGCGCTGCTCGACGAGGCGCTCGTCGAGGCGATGGCGGAGTGGGGCGAGGAGTTGGAGCGCGCACTGGCACACGACGCCGGCCCGGACGTCACGCCCGAGCGGCGGTTCGAGCTGGCCTGGGAACGGATCATCGAGTCGTACGCACGGCTGCGTCCGCTCTGGGCGGTCCAGTTCGAGCTGATCGCCCGGATGGACCGGCATCCCGAGCTGCGCGAGGCGTTCGCCGCCGCGAACCGGCAGGCGCGGCTCGGCCTGGCCGAGGTGTTCCACCGGCTCGACCCCGCCGCGGACGAGGCCACCGCGCTCACGCTCGGCACGTTCCACCAGGCGCTGCTCGGCGGCGTGGCCGCGCAGTGGCTGGTCGACCCGGCCGCCGCGCCCTCGGCCGGGGAGCTGATCCGCGCGCTGCGGATCGTCGCCCGGGAGCTGGGCCCCGGCCGTCCGGGGTGA
- a CDS encoding LLM class F420-dependent oxidoreductase → MELRIFTEPQQGAGYDQLLAVARRAEETGFAAFFRSDHYLKMGSVSGDPGPTDAWTTLAGLARDTTRIRLGTLMSAATFRLPGPLAITVAQVDQMSGGRVELGIGTGWYAEEHAAYGIPFPPLGERFDRLEEQLAIITGLWSTPAGTTFDFPGTYYPVSDSPALPKPVQRPRPPILLGGMGPKRTPRLAARYADEFNLPFASLDDTTAQFRRVRDACAEIGRDPSTMVWSNALVLCCGRDDAEVARRAEAIGREPAELRANGAAGTPAEVVETLGRYAEAGAGRVYLQVLDLADLDHLELVAAEVMPRL, encoded by the coding sequence ATGGAACTGCGGATCTTCACCGAACCTCAGCAGGGCGCCGGCTACGACCAGTTGCTCGCCGTGGCGCGCCGGGCGGAGGAAACCGGCTTCGCCGCGTTCTTCCGCTCCGACCACTACCTGAAGATGGGGTCGGTGAGCGGCGACCCCGGTCCCACCGACGCCTGGACCACGCTCGCCGGCCTGGCCCGCGACACCACCCGGATCCGGCTCGGCACGCTGATGAGCGCCGCCACGTTCCGCCTCCCCGGGCCGCTCGCCATCACCGTCGCGCAGGTCGACCAGATGAGCGGCGGGCGGGTCGAGCTGGGCATCGGCACCGGCTGGTACGCCGAGGAGCACGCCGCGTACGGCATCCCGTTCCCGCCGCTGGGCGAGCGGTTCGACCGGCTGGAGGAGCAGCTCGCGATCATCACCGGGCTCTGGTCCACGCCGGCCGGCACCACCTTCGACTTCCCCGGCACCTACTACCCGGTCAGCGACTCCCCGGCGCTGCCCAAGCCGGTGCAGCGGCCCCGCCCGCCGATCCTGCTCGGCGGCATGGGCCCGAAGCGCACCCCGCGCCTCGCCGCCCGGTACGCCGACGAGTTCAACCTGCCGTTCGCCTCGCTCGACGACACCACGGCGCAGTTCCGGCGCGTGCGGGACGCCTGCGCCGAGATCGGCCGGGACCCGTCCACGATGGTCTGGTCCAACGCGCTGGTGCTCTGCTGCGGGCGCGACGACGCCGAGGTGGCCCGCCGCGCCGAGGCGATCGGCCGGGAACCCGCCGAGCTGCGCGCGAACGGCGCCGCCGGCACGCCCGCCGAGGTGGTGGAGACGCTCGGCCGGTACGCCGAGGCCGGCGCCGGCCGGGTCTACCTCCAGGTGCTCGACCTGGCCGACCTGGACCACCTGGAGTTGGTCGCCGCCGAGGTGATGCCGCGGCTCTGA
- a CDS encoding biliverdin-producing heme oxygenase yields the protein MPDQPRSPAAVSPMLAALRDGTRDQHAAVERRLGLPDRIRTRADLVAVLTALLDAWAPLERDLAAADWSGLPLDPRLGEAAALLRADLATLGGDPARPVSSSGLDLASVARAAGGRYVLLGSALGGRVIAPEVERRLGLRAGEATGFFRRVGGAPGRDWRAFRLAVAGREWSAGETADAVDAARSTFDLIGRIPTGRPTG from the coding sequence ATGCCCGATCAGCCCCGGAGCCCGGCGGCGGTGTCGCCGATGTTGGCCGCGTTGCGCGACGGCACCCGCGACCAGCACGCCGCCGTGGAGCGGCGGCTGGGCCTGCCCGACCGGATCCGCACCCGGGCCGACCTCGTCGCCGTGCTGACCGCGTTGCTGGACGCCTGGGCGCCGCTGGAGCGGGACCTCGCCGCCGCGGACTGGTCCGGGCTGCCGCTCGACCCCCGGCTCGGCGAGGCCGCCGCGCTGCTGCGGGCCGACCTCGCCACGCTCGGGGGCGACCCCGCCCGGCCGGTCTCGTCCTCGGGTCTGGACCTCGCCTCCGTGGCGCGGGCCGCCGGCGGCCGGTACGTCCTGCTCGGCAGCGCCCTCGGCGGCCGGGTGATCGCGCCCGAGGTGGAGCGTCGGCTGGGCCTGCGCGCGGGGGAGGCGACGGGCTTCTTCCGCCGGGTCGGGGGCGCGCCGGGACGGGACTGGCGGGCCTTCCGCCTCGCGGTGGCCGGTCGGGAGTGGTCGGCCGGGGAGACGGCGGACGCCGTCGACGCCGCGCGGTCGACGTTCGACCTGATCGGCCGCATTCCGACGGGCCGGCCGACCGGCTGA
- a CDS encoding FAD-dependent monooxygenase, with protein sequence MTDVLISGAGVAGSALAWWLRHHGFRPTVVERAPSPRDGGYKVDVRGAALTVLERMGLAGRVRAHDTGMRLARFLDDRGRQLATMDAALFGGRSTGDVEVMRGDLTRLLRADDVEHRFGDSITALDADAGGVDVTFARGDRRRYDLVVGADGLHSTVRRLAFGPGSVHLRPLGHHIAVCTVPAGLAEDRVELLHPEPGRTVGVYRTAGAPDARALFLFRSPAGDTDAGDLAGRRDVLTGAFAGAGWRVPELLAAAADAPDLYLDAMSQVVMPSWSSGRVGLVGDAAYAASPASGQGTSLGLVGAYVLAAALAEAAGRPADGFAAYERRMRPFVDANQALAQRNLKGMVLGSTGQIRFQTAMLRLLPHLPGRERMVGRVAEPIRRAATAITLPDAA encoded by the coding sequence ATGACCGATGTCCTGATCTCCGGCGCCGGTGTCGCCGGCTCCGCGCTCGCCTGGTGGCTGCGGCACCACGGCTTCCGCCCGACCGTCGTGGAGCGGGCCCCGAGCCCGCGCGACGGTGGCTACAAGGTCGACGTGCGGGGCGCGGCCCTGACCGTGCTGGAGCGGATGGGCCTGGCCGGGCGGGTGCGTGCCCACGACACCGGCATGCGGCTGGCCCGTTTCCTCGACGATCGCGGCCGGCAGCTCGCCACCATGGACGCCGCGTTGTTCGGCGGCCGGTCCACCGGCGACGTCGAGGTCATGCGCGGCGACCTGACCCGGCTCCTGCGGGCCGACGACGTGGAGCACCGCTTCGGCGACTCGATCACCGCGCTCGACGCGGACGCCGGCGGGGTGGACGTGACGTTCGCGCGCGGCGACCGCCGTCGCTACGACCTGGTCGTCGGCGCCGACGGTCTGCACTCGACGGTACGACGGCTCGCGTTCGGTCCCGGGTCGGTGCACCTGCGCCCGCTCGGGCACCACATCGCCGTCTGCACCGTGCCGGCCGGGCTCGCCGAGGACCGGGTCGAGCTGCTGCACCCGGAGCCCGGGCGGACCGTGGGCGTCTACCGGACCGCGGGCGCGCCCGACGCCCGCGCGCTCTTCCTCTTCCGCTCGCCGGCCGGCGACACCGACGCCGGTGACCTCGCCGGCCGGCGGGACGTGCTGACCGGGGCCTTCGCCGGGGCCGGCTGGCGGGTGCCCGAACTGCTCGCCGCGGCGGCGGACGCGCCGGACCTCTACCTCGACGCGATGAGCCAGGTGGTGATGCCGAGCTGGTCGAGCGGCCGGGTGGGTCTGGTCGGCGACGCCGCGTACGCCGCCTCCCCGGCCTCCGGGCAGGGCACCAGCCTGGGCCTGGTCGGCGCGTACGTGCTGGCCGCCGCGCTGGCCGAGGCGGCCGGTCGGCCGGCGGACGGGTTCGCCGCGTACGAGCGCCGGATGCGACCGTTCGTCGACGCGAACCAGGCGCTGGCGCAGCGCAACCTGAAGGGCATGGTGCTCGGCTCGACCGGGCAGATCCGGTTCCAGACGGCGATGCTGCGCCTGCTGCCGCACCTGCCCGGCCGGGAGCGGATGGTCGGCCGGGTGGCCGAGCCGATCCGCCGGGCGGCCACCGCGATCACGCTGCCGGACGCCGCCTGA
- a CDS encoding ArsR/SmtB family transcription factor has translation MTVDAFAVLAEPARRDILDRLRRADSSVGELVDALGMSQPAVSKHLRVLREAGLVTCRTAAQRRIYRVDTRPLRAVDDWLGPYRLMWTEHLDALERHLDRQE, from the coding sequence GTGACCGTGGACGCCTTCGCCGTGCTGGCCGAGCCGGCCCGACGCGACATCCTCGACCGGCTGCGCCGCGCCGACAGCAGCGTCGGCGAGCTGGTGGACGCGCTGGGCATGAGCCAACCCGCCGTCTCCAAGCACCTGCGGGTGCTCCGCGAGGCCGGTCTGGTCACCTGCCGCACGGCGGCCCAGCGGCGGATCTACCGGGTGGACACCCGGCCGCTGCGGGCGGTGGACGACTGGCTCGGGCCCTACCGGCTGATGTGGACCGAGCACCTCGACGCCCTGGAGCGCCATCTCGACCGTCAGGAGTGA
- a CDS encoding FAD-binding protein, with protein MTDTNWAGNVRWSARTRHRPTSLDELRRLVAGADRVRAVGTGHSFNRLGDTTGAQIALDGLPPTVALDPDRGTVTVAAGLRYGDLATALQARGYALANLASLPHISVAGSVATATHGSGVANRNLAAAVAALEIVTADGDLLTVDRNDSRFPGLVVNLGALGVVTRLTLDVVGTFDLRQYVRLGLPRAALDEALGAAYSVSVFTGWRSERFDQVWIKQDADQPPPPADWLDTTAAETPQHPVPGMSPVHCTAQFGEPGPWHERLPHFRLGFTPSSGDELQSEWHVARADAAAALAALDPVAERIAAVLQICELRTVAADELWLSPNHRRDTLAVHFTWIGDPVAVAPVLAEVEQRLAPFAPRPHWGKLFERDPAAAYPRHADFAALLRDLDPAGKFRTAELDRYFPRD; from the coding sequence ATGACCGACACCAACTGGGCCGGCAACGTCCGCTGGTCGGCCCGGACCCGGCACCGGCCGACCTCCCTGGACGAGCTGCGCCGCCTGGTCGCCGGCGCGGACCGGGTCCGGGCCGTCGGCACCGGTCACTCGTTCAACCGGCTCGGCGACACCACCGGCGCCCAGATCGCGCTCGACGGGCTGCCGCCCACCGTCGCGCTCGACCCCGACCGGGGCACCGTCACGGTCGCCGCCGGCCTGCGCTACGGCGACCTGGCCACCGCGCTCCAGGCCCGGGGGTACGCGCTGGCGAACCTCGCCTCGCTGCCGCACATCTCGGTCGCCGGCTCGGTCGCCACCGCCACCCACGGCTCCGGCGTCGCCAACCGCAACCTGGCCGCCGCGGTGGCCGCCCTGGAGATCGTCACCGCCGACGGGGACCTGCTCACCGTCGACCGGAACGACAGCCGGTTCCCCGGCCTGGTGGTCAACCTCGGCGCGCTGGGTGTGGTCACCCGGCTCACGCTCGACGTGGTCGGAACGTTCGACCTGCGGCAGTACGTCCGGCTCGGCCTGCCCCGCGCCGCGCTGGACGAGGCGTTGGGCGCCGCGTACAGCGTCAGCGTCTTCACCGGCTGGCGGTCCGAGCGGTTCGACCAGGTGTGGATCAAGCAGGACGCGGACCAGCCGCCGCCGCCCGCCGACTGGCTGGACACGACGGCCGCCGAGACGCCGCAGCACCCGGTGCCCGGCATGTCGCCGGTGCACTGCACCGCCCAGTTCGGCGAGCCCGGGCCGTGGCACGAGCGACTGCCGCACTTCCGGCTCGGCTTCACCCCCAGCAGCGGCGACGAGCTGCAGTCGGAGTGGCACGTGGCCCGCGCCGACGCGGCGGCGGCGCTCGCCGCGCTCGACCCGGTCGCCGAGCGGATCGCCGCCGTGCTCCAGATCTGCGAGCTGCGTACGGTGGCCGCCGACGAGCTGTGGCTCAGCCCGAACCACCGCCGGGACACGCTGGCGGTGCACTTCACCTGGATCGGCGACCCGGTGGCGGTGGCGCCGGTCCTGGCCGAGGTGGAGCAGCGGCTCGCCCCGTTCGCGCCCCGCCCGCACTGGGGCAAGCTGTTCGAGCGCGACCCGGCCGCCGCGTACCCCCGGCACGCCGACTTCGCCGCGCTGCTGCGCGACCTCGACCCGGCCGGGAAGTTCCGCACCGCGGAGCTGGACCGCTACTTCCCGCGCGACTGA
- a CDS encoding SRPBCC family protein, with the protein MQRDDFRPGPLADVDRVPVGDRWDLILVRELRHPPERVWAALTDPGQLAEWAPFLADRDLGRTGDATLRTVDGDRADPAPATVRRADRPRLLEYTWGDGLLRWELAPTGAGTTLTLRHRIDRADLAPMVAAGWHLCLDVAGHLLDGDPVGPIRGAEAKDFGWAELRDAYAERLDRP; encoded by the coding sequence ATGCAGCGTGACGACTTCCGCCCCGGCCCGCTCGCCGACGTCGACCGGGTCCCGGTCGGCGACCGGTGGGACCTGATCCTCGTCCGGGAGCTGCGGCACCCGCCCGAGCGGGTGTGGGCCGCGCTGACCGACCCCGGGCAACTCGCCGAGTGGGCGCCCTTCCTCGCCGACCGCGACCTGGGCCGCACCGGCGACGCCACGCTCCGCACCGTCGACGGCGACCGGGCCGACCCGGCGCCGGCCACGGTCCGGCGCGCCGACCGCCCGCGCCTGCTGGAGTACACCTGGGGCGACGGCCTGCTCCGCTGGGAGCTGGCACCCACCGGCGCCGGCACCACGCTGACCTTGCGGCACCGGATCGACCGCGCCGACCTGGCGCCGATGGTGGCCGCCGGCTGGCACCTCTGCCTGGATGTCGCCGGCCACCTGCTCGACGGTGACCCGGTCGGCCCGATCCGCGGCGCGGAGGCGAAGGACTTCGGCTGGGCGGAGCTGCGCGACGCGTACGCCGAGCGCCTGGACCGCCCGTGA